Proteins encoded in a region of the Candidatus Fermentibacter sp. genome:
- the atpG gene encoding ATP synthase F1 subunit gamma codes for MDSLPDLRRRIRSVQSTRKVIRAMEMISGARLRRAQQYAAATRPYTEELRRIICRIASSGACSDPVLEPRETRHRALVVMSSDKGLCGGFNSSVTDKALEVAGLEPGDDRVITIGKRCRDRFPQADPEVSGEMGGRPDQRKAAKLTIKVMGMFRAGEVDQVDIVYNSYRGGRPSDPVVETILPVIRPESVPGCGEEGETIFDPSAEEVLADAFPRYVTSMILSAMAESLASEHSARLASMAAAGSNADEMIERLKLQRNKLRQSSITREITELVGGAGAPQ; via the coding sequence ATCTCAGGGGCGAGGCTCCGCAGGGCGCAGCAGTATGCAGCAGCCACGAGACCCTATACCGAGGAGCTCCGCAGGATCATCTGCCGGATAGCCTCTTCGGGAGCCTGCAGCGACCCGGTGCTCGAGCCGAGGGAGACCAGGCACAGGGCGCTCGTCGTGATGTCCTCCGACAAGGGCCTGTGTGGAGGGTTCAACTCCTCGGTCACGGACAAGGCCCTCGAGGTCGCCGGGCTGGAACCGGGAGACGACCGCGTCATTACCATCGGGAAGCGCTGCCGGGACCGATTCCCCCAGGCCGACCCGGAGGTTTCGGGCGAGATGGGTGGCAGGCCTGACCAGAGGAAGGCGGCGAAGCTCACCATCAAGGTCATGGGCATGTTCAGAGCGGGCGAGGTCGACCAGGTGGACATCGTCTACAATTCGTACCGCGGGGGCCGGCCGTCGGATCCCGTGGTGGAGACGATACTCCCTGTCATCCGGCCCGAATCGGTTCCGGGATGCGGCGAAGAAGGCGAAACCATCTTCGATCCGTCGGCCGAGGAGGTCCTGGCCGACGCCTTCCCCAGGTATGTGACCTCCATGATCCTGTCCGCCATGGCGGAATCCCTGGCCAGCGAGCATTCGGCCAGGCTCGCCTCGATGGCGGCGGCGGGAAGCAATGCTGACGAGATGATCGAACGGCTCAAGCTCCAGAGGAACAAGCTGCGCCAGTCCTCCATCACCCGGGAGATAACCGAGCTGGTAGGCGGGGCGGGAGCCCCCCAGTGA
- the atpD gene encoding F0F1 ATP synthase subunit beta, with the protein MRDEDPNYGRILRVIGPTLDVEFPSDRLPAILNAIRIENDETGRGITAEAALHIGDNVIRCIAMGPTDGLVRGMRVLDTGKPISIPVGDQVLGRVLNLLGEPIDEMGPLPEPGRTMDIHRLPPGLTDQSTTSEIIETGIKVIDLLQPFPKGGKIGLFGGAGVGKTVMIMELIRNVALTHGGCSVFAGVGERTREGNDLWLEMKQSGVLERTALIYGQMNEPPGARLRVALSGVTIAEQFRDEQGLDVLFFIDNIFRFTQAGSEVSALLGRMPSAVGYQPTLATEMGELQERICSTRRGSITSVQAVYVPADDLTDPAPATAFAHLDAITVLSRQIVEQGIYPAVDPLESSSRMLDPGVVGESHYATARNVQKILQRNKELQDIIAILGMEELTAEDRTTVLRARKIQRFLSQPFSAAESFTGRPGRYVALEETIRGFRQIIEGRLDDLPEQAFFMAGTIDEVVENAGRMRAAARKA; encoded by the coding sequence ATGAGAGATGAAGATCCGAACTATGGAAGGATCCTGAGGGTCATCGGGCCGACTCTGGATGTAGAGTTCCCGTCAGACCGCCTCCCGGCGATCCTGAACGCCATCAGGATAGAGAACGATGAGACGGGCCGGGGCATCACCGCCGAGGCGGCTCTGCACATCGGCGACAACGTGATCCGCTGCATCGCCATGGGGCCTACCGACGGGCTGGTGCGGGGCATGAGGGTGCTGGACACAGGGAAGCCGATCTCCATCCCGGTCGGCGACCAGGTTCTCGGGAGGGTCCTCAACCTCCTGGGTGAGCCGATCGACGAGATGGGCCCGCTGCCCGAGCCCGGAAGGACGATGGACATCCACAGGCTCCCGCCGGGTCTCACGGATCAGTCGACGACGTCGGAGATCATAGAGACCGGGATCAAGGTCATCGACCTCCTGCAGCCGTTCCCGAAGGGGGGCAAGATCGGCCTGTTCGGCGGGGCAGGCGTCGGCAAGACCGTCATGATCATGGAGCTGATCCGCAATGTCGCGCTGACGCACGGGGGATGCTCCGTCTTCGCCGGTGTGGGAGAGAGGACGCGAGAGGGAAACGATCTCTGGCTCGAGATGAAGCAGTCCGGCGTTCTCGAACGCACGGCCCTGATCTACGGCCAGATGAACGAACCTCCGGGAGCCAGGCTCCGTGTAGCCCTCTCGGGCGTTACCATCGCGGAGCAGTTCAGGGACGAGCAGGGCCTGGACGTCCTTTTCTTCATAGACAACATCTTCCGATTCACGCAGGCGGGCTCGGAGGTTTCCGCGCTTCTGGGCAGGATGCCGAGCGCCGTGGGCTACCAGCCGACCCTTGCGACGGAGATGGGCGAGCTGCAGGAGCGGATCTGCTCGACGAGACGAGGTTCCATAACCTCGGTGCAGGCCGTGTACGTCCCGGCGGACGACCTCACCGATCCGGCCCCGGCCACCGCGTTCGCCCACCTCGATGCGATTACGGTCCTCTCGCGCCAGATCGTCGAGCAGGGCATCTACCCGGCGGTCGACCCTCTGGAATCCTCCTCAAGGATGCTCGACCCCGGGGTAGTGGGCGAATCGCACTACGCCACAGCCCGCAACGTCCAGAAAATACTGCAGCGCAACAAGGAGCTCCAGGACATCATCGCCATACTCGGGATGGAGGAGCTCACCGCGGAGGACCGGACTACCGTCCTTAGGGCCAGGAAGATACAACGCTTCCTGAGCCAGCCCTTCAGCGCGGCGGAGTCCTTCACGGGGAGGCCAGGCAGGTACGTGGCTCTGGAAGAGACGATAAGGGGCTTCAGGC